In Salmo salar unplaced genomic scaffold, Ssal_v3.1, whole genome shotgun sequence, the DNA window TTAAACAGTGGCGGAAACAGTGGCGGTCGGCGCCGTTTAAGACGAGGGAGGATGATCATttgttttatgagcatggccttgttTCTATAACAGTATATTGgattactgtcattcatattccattcactcagctcaatgtaacatggataggtttaggctactacgtgATACTCCATGTCACacctactcctccctccctccagcgtGTGACGTCGCCGGTCTACcgaccaccggtcctggcaacccacattgcgcacacctggcaaccatcgttaagcacacctggacttcatcgcCACCCTGATTACTCATATGTATAGCCCTCTGTAGCCTCAGTCATCAGACAGACTTGGTTTAGGTTACGTTCAGTACACTTCTCCTGTTTTGTATTTTCTTCATTTATCTCatcttctgcacctgcttcctgactccctgcgtatATGTTACACTCAAATTGTCCCTGCACACATCataaggttgctacaacctagcctatgaatgaaagtttacaatgtaggtgaaGAGGTCGAGAGAATTTGGAGTaaccaaggtgacagacagtgacacattcaatatcgctttgcacactctttcctGCATCTAGTTgaagctgatctagggtgtaatcattagtccaacagttgcaaattaaAGTTTGTATTGGTcgaattcaggtatgtttatccccgttccgtttgcttctatttaagaatctttttcaacagaatcggagaaatgaatacacccctaaacaaagttcactttcatagcagccacattgtaTTCATTCTCGCATCTATGTGCTAacctcctctcatcttctcccttcacttgtggacatCAGCTGTATATGATAAGGTGAAAAAACTTTCCAAACCAGACAATATGATAATCGCTACACACAGCCCACATCGTTGTCACCTTATTAGCTAacgtaacgtcatagtcaacacaTCTAATATAACTAACGACTTAGTAATCTTGCAACAATCATGCAGTAgcattacagtgtacagtcagtaagaagtttagcacttacaccggcaggcccctgtgcaatacatttggaaaacaaaaagcttaccttgagttccagtgttgtgttgaatagtcatagccagctagctaacatagcatccctcttttTGAGCAGGGTGTCTGAGTAcgttaaactagctagctacatttgctaTCTTAGTAAGTGGAACTGAAAGTCTCTCTCTcatgcttctccttaattttggaagaaatgtatttgttgaaactattgtctttctctctctttgagtcaactactcaccatatTTTATGCactgtagtgctagctagctgtagcttatgtgtTCAGTACAAGATTAATTATCTGACCCTtggattgggtggacaacatgtcatttcatgctgcaagagctctgaaggGTTGGAGGACGTCTTCCGGAAGttttcataattactgtgtaagtctatggaaggggttaGAACCATGagtctcctaggttttgtattgaagtcaatgtacccaccattgtgctaccctacagagtgctgttgaggctactgtagaccttcattgcaaaacagtgtgttttaataaattatttggtgacatgtgaaTGCATTTACTATAGtttatctaaaaatgataacttttataaatgtttttaaaaaatcatgaaattcactgaggaggacggttctctccttcctccttctgaGGAACCACTGCAGTCTGAAAAGGTTTTggattttgtttaacactgtAGGATGAAAagccttcccactgggcacaggcatcagttcaacgtctaatATTGATTTATATTATTGGATATAGGTTAAAAGGTTACAACATTCCTTAACTTTTTACAAATCCAATCaggtttccacattgattcaacgtcatcacatttatttattttgttgaattgacgtggaaacaacgttgatttaacccgttttttttgcccagtgggttattTGTTGAattgacatggaaacaacattgattcaaccagttttttgcCGAGTGGGTCATTTGCAGATTTCCCAGGGTGCCTTTCAAGTACATGTTTGTGTTACCAGTACCACCCATGAGTGTGTTTGCATTCAAAGGCTTTCAGTCCTGTAGCCTTCACCAAGTTTGAGCCTAATTTAATATTGCATGATTCAATTCtttataacaatacatgacatactgtatgttgccCTAAGACTGGTGTAGACTTCTTACTCAGAATGCTTtacagctgtaatagctgccaaagggtCTTCTACCAAGTATTCACTCTTGAGGTGTGAAGACAAACACAATCAAGACATCTTCATTTTAAATTTGTTATTTTGTGTGGCTCTGTAgggaaaaaaatctaatttaatcCCTTTTTAGATTTAATTTCACGGCAGCAAAATCTGACAACTGTGGTGTGTACACTTTCACTAGGTACTGTAGGTCTATGGTGCAGCTATTACTGacaggcacgagagagagagagagagagagagagagagagagatcctactGGACCGCAAGCTAATAGTGTTAGTCAAATTATGTTTTTATTCATAGCTGGGCCCGAATACGATAGGTGCAAGACGATTTACACgcaagaggagggagaaagggtgAAATTGATCGATTGCCTGGGGGATAATCTGCCCAAAATTTTGGGTGGACATTCTCGGAATGTTAGCTCAGCTGCGGCAGCTTGAACCGGTCCGCCACTCCCCTGAAACTCTCCTGCCTCAGGGAGGACTACACCCTATTTTCGTCCACCTCTGTGAGGCACTAGAGGAGCCAAGCCCTCACACAGTATCtgcaacaaaataagaaactgTTAGCTCGGTCTTTCAGCTAAAAACACTCAACAATTTTGAGGAATCTGTTATTCATTGGTGTTGTTGCATTACTGGACAATTGCAATGCAAAATCTGCCAGTAGAGCATCAGTAGCCTATTGATAGGCAGCTTACATAGGTTTACGTTGCAGAATATCTTTAATAGTATAACTTATGAGGATGGTGTTACTAAATTAATGAATAAATTGGTAAATTATTGGTAAATCATAACTTTCTACATCTGGACATTGAAATATGTATTTACCTTTATTTTCATattcactaccgttcaaaagtttggggtcacgtagaaatgtccttgtttttggaagaaaagctcatttttggtccattacaataacatgaaattgatcagaaatactgtgtagacattgttaatgttgtaaattactattgtagctggaaacatgtTATTATTTATGGAATATATACATAGGCGAattgaggcccattatcagcaaccatcactcctgtgttccaatggcacgttgtgttcgctaatccaagtttatcattttaaaaggctaattgatcattagaaaacccttttgcaattatgttagcacagctgaaaaactGTCatgttgattaaagaagcaataaaactggccttctttagactagttgagtatctggagcatcagcatttgtgggttggactacaggcttaaaatggccagaaacaaagaactttcttctgaaactcatcagtctattccatgtgagaaattgccaagaaactgagggGTACGCTCTGTGTCTTctgtcagagcaggagatgtgttgttagaactagcaggatgttgatgtgattctagtctgtcagaacaggagatgtgttgttagaactagcaggatgttgatgtggttctagtctgtcagaacaggagatgtgttgttagaactagcaggatgttgatgtgattctagtctgtcagaacaggagatgtggtgttagaactagcaggatgttgatgtgattctagtctgtcagaacaggagatgtgttgttagaactagcaggatgttgatgtgattctagtctgtcagaacaggagatgtgttgttagaactagcaggatgttgatgtgattctagtctgtcagaacaggagatgtgttgttagaactagcaggatgttgatgtgattctagtctgtcagagcaggagatgtgttgttagaactagcaggatgttgatgtgattctagtctgtcagaacaggagatgtgttgttagaactagcaggatgttgatgtgattctagtctgtcagaacaggagatgtgttgttagaactagcaggatgttgatgtgattctagtctgtcagagcaggagatgtgttgttagaactagcaggatgttgatgtgattctagtctgtcagaacaggagatgtgttgttagaactagcaggatgttgatgtgattctagtctgtcagaacaggagatgtgttgttagaactagcaggatgttgatgtgattctagtctgtcagaacaggagatgtgttgttagaactagcaggatgttgatgtgattctagtctgtcagaacaggagatgtgttgttagaactagcaggatgttgatgtgattctagtctgtcagaacaggagatgtgttgttagaactagcaggatgttgatgtgattctagtctgtcagaacaggagatgtgttgttagaactagcaggatgttgatgtgattctagtctgtcagaacaggagatgtgttgttagAACTAGCAGGTTGTTGATGTGATTCTAGTCTGACTGATAATGAGAGTGGGCAGGGCTGATGCTTTTAGGACACACCCACTAGTGTAGAGAGGGACGATATGGGCTGGCCGCTGTTCTGCAGTACCTTATGCTttcctcatctcttcccctcacaTCATCTCATTTCACTCCTCCTGCTCCTCAACAGTGACTAATCCAAGCCAGAAGCAGGTAGAAAAGAGCAGATGTTCTGAGGTATCCTACCAGGACCGagctactactactgtcactgtGTTACTAGCTAGCTCAGGTACTTTCAACATTCTCTGATCTATGTACAGGTAATGTACTACGTTACAGATGGAGCTGCTCTGTTATGTCATGTTAACTTATGTCACTTAAAAGTTGTGTTATGTTTTGTCATGTTATGTTACGCAATATCATATTAAATTAAGTTATGTTAAATGCATAATGTACGAttctagcgcaatgactggaagtctacaggtacaTTAGCAATGCTACCGTACCtggagacttccagtcattgtgctaatgctagatAGCATTTGCTCGTGAAACAACCACTACCTTCCTTCATAATGCACACAGAGACGTTAAAATGGTATTCATGATCCCTTTAACACTATTAAAGGTTATTAAATGTAAAGCTATGTTGTTATGTAATATAATATCATTGTTTCCTCTGTAGATCGGGTTGGTAGGATGTCTCTGCTGCTTTGTTGGGCAGTGATGGCTCTGCACCTCGCAACAGGCAAATATAAAAGTTGAAACTTGAAatgaaacagtgtgtgtgtaaatagtttaattcaatgataaagaacaccctctgtgttctgtaaaaccatgtaacctttatttaactaggcaggtcaggtaactctttatccacaatatagcaggtggtgtaaagccataacacatacgtttttccagtatCAGActttgattgataatgtcaaaggccacactgaagtctaacaaaacagctcccacaatctttttatcatgatTTTCACTCAGCCAATCATCAACCATTTTTGTAAGCGTCGTACATGTTCAATGTCcacctctataagcatgctgaaagtctgttgtcaatttgttaacTGTAAAattgcattgtatctggtcaaacacaactcTAAATGCTATAAAGTATTTGAGGTGCTACTTGGTCTAGCttagtttgcacttttgggattaTTCCATTAATTGCTTCAATGTACCAGGTAAACTAAGTCAACCACAGCTCTTgaacagtacatactgtaggtgtgtgttgttgttccaggGGTGGATGCTGCCTCGGGGGTGGTGAACActacagaggaggaggtggaaggggtGGACTCCCAGTCACCATGCCCAGCCGGGTGGCATCAGAATGAGCATCGCTGCTTCTCCTTCTACCCCGTCTGGGCCACCTGGGCCACTGCAGAGGTAATACTTGTAATAGAGAGAGACAATTACTAATTACTACTACTATTTCACAACCATTGATACTTCAAGACTAGCAAGCACACATTTACTTCAGGAAATGTCAATTTCTAGCCTGCATTGATCTTTGCTCCCTGAGGTACTGCCTGGGCTTTAGCTCAGCGGGCTAACACAGTGTTTTCTGGCTGTCCCTCTAGTCGTACTGCTCCCAGCACAGAGGGAACCTGGTGTCGGTTCACAGCCCTGGTCAACAGATGTTTGTCCAGGATCTGGTCAGGAGACACACATACCAGCCGGTCTGGATAGGAGGCTACGACGCAGCTCTGGTAAACTGGGTCAATAattcatcagtcagtcagtctgtcaatcaATCTGTCAAATGTCTACAGGTTTAAAAACAAAAAGAAGTGGTTTCAATcaattaatcaaccaatcaatgtttTTCTGTGATAAGGAGGGGATGTGGCTGTGGAGTGACGGCTCAGCTGTTGACGATGTTTACTGGGAGGAGGATGAGCCCAGTAACTCTGGACAGGGGGAGAACTGTATGGAGCTACACActggaggtacacacacacacacacacacacacacactcggagcACATTGAAATAACTGAAGTGTGATTTGTTGTTGCCTTGACAACAGGTGGGCAGGGTTGGAATGACGTGTCCTGTGGAGAGCTGAGGTTCTATGTGTGTTCTATGGAGACAAGGTAGCAGGATAACACTGTCTTGTATCTGGACATGTTCTTACAGAGACCATATTAACACTAAATTACATTCATGTATTTTTTCTTTTAGATCTAGTTTAGCAGCATTGCCAAGTCAGAAGGAAGCAGACGAGAGAGGTAGGATTGTCTTGGCCCATTGCCTAGGCTagacaaaacgtttattttgtTACAGGTACAGTTCCTTGTTGAATGGCACTCT includes these proteins:
- the LOC123738275 gene encoding ladderlectin-like produces the protein MSLLLCWAVMALHLATGVDAASGVVNTTEEEVEGVDSQSPCPAGWHQNEHRCFSFYPVWATWATAESYCSQHRGNLVSVHSPGQQMFVQDLVRRHTYQPVWIGGYDAALEGMWLWSDGSAVDDVYWEEDEPSNSGQGENCMELHTGGGQGWNDVSCGELRFYVCSMETRSSLAALPSQKEADERGRIVLAHCLG